Proteins found in one Fastidiosipila sp. genomic segment:
- a CDS encoding HlyC/CorC family transporter has protein sequence MDGSSCTGPLMRAILEKQVIVASNSGSLLFDLILIFVLILINGFFSAAEMAVVTQNDNRIRQMAQSGHSKAKRLLRFVDNKSRFLSTTQVAITIAGFLSSAFAADKIAGRIYTALDPLYETPSLRTIAVIGLTILLSYISMVLGELVPKRLAMRRPEALALSIAGILRGFDIFFYPFTRLLEFSGNVVIRLFGIDPSETAKQVTEEEIRILVEAGTGSGDLHEEEATLINNIFAFDDKYVSEIMTPRVSVTGVPLDSSYDEAVEIAANARYSRFPVYEEDIDDIVGVLTVKDLLRVTRDQRESGFNLGDILRPTYFVPEGKKIDVLFNEMKRRQITMAVVVDEYGGTEGIVTLEDLLEEIVGEIEDEYDAPETSVTLNPDGSYVFSGLLTPAEAGRYVPELDALKEDDDFDTIAGFVLSLLGHIPMQDEKPEVIFNHLKFTVLEMEDRRIAKIKLEILPEKSKDSGPRDGEASGSHDPL, from the coding sequence TTGGACGGCAGCAGCTGTACCGGCCCTCTGATGAGGGCAATTCTGGAAAAACAAGTTATCGTCGCAAGCAATAGCGGTTCGCTTCTGTTCGATTTGATCCTGATATTCGTTCTCATACTCATCAATGGCTTTTTTTCGGCTGCCGAAATGGCGGTCGTGACACAAAATGACAACCGGATCAGGCAGATGGCGCAATCAGGCCACAGCAAGGCCAAGCGGCTCTTGAGGTTTGTCGATAACAAAAGCCGCTTTCTTTCGACGACTCAAGTGGCCATCACAATTGCGGGATTTCTCTCAAGCGCCTTCGCGGCTGATAAAATTGCGGGAAGGATCTACACTGCCCTTGATCCTCTTTATGAGACGCCATCGCTGCGAACCATCGCTGTCATTGGGCTCACCATCCTGCTTTCCTACATAAGCATGGTTCTGGGAGAACTGGTTCCGAAAAGGCTGGCCATGCGCAGGCCCGAAGCGCTGGCTCTGTCAATTGCAGGCATTTTGCGCGGATTCGATATCTTTTTCTATCCTTTTACCCGCTTGCTTGAATTCTCAGGCAACGTGGTCATCCGTCTTTTCGGCATCGATCCTTCCGAGACGGCCAAACAGGTCACGGAGGAGGAGATCAGAATCCTGGTTGAGGCGGGGACGGGAAGCGGTGACCTTCACGAAGAGGAAGCTACTTTGATCAATAACATATTTGCTTTTGACGATAAGTACGTTTCAGAGATCATGACACCCCGTGTATCCGTGACGGGGGTCCCGCTTGACTCCAGTTACGATGAGGCGGTTGAAATCGCGGCCAATGCACGTTATTCACGATTTCCCGTCTACGAAGAGGACATTGATGACATCGTGGGTGTCCTGACAGTTAAGGACCTTCTGCGGGTCACCCGGGACCAGCGGGAAAGCGGCTTCAATCTGGGCGACATACTCAGGCCGACCTATTTCGTCCCGGAAGGAAAAAAGATCGACGTCCTTTTCAATGAGATGAAGAGGCGCCAGATCACCATGGCGGTCGTTGTCGATGAGTATGGCGGAACGGAGGGCATTGTGACCCTGGAGGATCTGCTGGAGGAGATCGTCGGCGAGATTGAAGACGAGTACGATGCGCCTGAGACGAGTGTAACCCTGAATCCCGACGGATCCTATGTCTTCAGCGGTCTCCTCACCCCCGCAGAGGCGGGCCGCTATGTCCCTGAACTTGACGCCCTGAAGGAAGATGATGATTTTGATACCATTGCCGGCTTTGTTCTTTCCCTGCTGGGGCATATCCCCATGCAGGATGAAAAACCGGAGGTCATATTCAATCACCTGAAATTTACTGTCCTGGAGATGGAGGACAGGAGGATCGCCAAGATTAAGCTGGAGATCCTTCCGGAAAAGAGTAAGGACAGCGGCCCGAGGGACGGGGAAGCCTCCGGTTCACACGATCCCCTCTGA
- a CDS encoding ferritin, which translates to MTGKLRKLFNEQINKEYFSAYLYLALSNWLNQNDLPGAANWMYVQYKEEVVHAEGFIRYLMMRGEPVELLPMEAPEGQWNSPLEVFEAALAHEEYITDSIDKMAIAAEEDGDRAARLFLDWYILEQVEEEVNGNDNVMFWKRAGDHPGAVLSLDRQYAAREFVPDEIPYLED; encoded by the coding sequence ATGACCGGAAAATTAAGAAAACTGTTTAATGAACAGATCAACAAAGAGTATTTTTCAGCTTACCTCTACCTGGCCTTGAGCAACTGGCTCAACCAGAACGATCTGCCCGGGGCAGCCAACTGGATGTATGTTCAGTACAAAGAGGAGGTCGTTCACGCAGAGGGATTCATCCGCTACCTGATGATGCGCGGTGAACCGGTCGAGCTCCTGCCCATGGAGGCACCCGAGGGTCAGTGGAACAGCCCCCTTGAGGTATTCGAAGCCGCTTTGGCGCATGAGGAATACATCACGGATTCCATCGATAAAATGGCCATCGCGGCTGAAGAGGACGGCGATCGCGCCGCCAGGCTTTTCCTTGACTGGTACATCCTTGAACAGGTTGAAGAGGAAGTGAACGGAAACGACAACGTCATGTTCTGGAAGCGGGCCGGTGATCATCCGGGTGCCGTCCTGTCTCTGGACAGGCAATACGCCGCACGCGAATTTGTTCCCGATGAGATCCCCTACCTCGAGGACTAG
- a CDS encoding NAD-dependent protein deacylase yields the protein MTDQRFISKLTQWLHESADTVFFGGAGVSTESGVADFRSATGIYSQMGGAERYLTLEFMNSQPEEFYSFYRKFFMKAGIRPNPAHTKLAEMEAAGKLSAIVTQNVDGLHQAAGSRRVYELHGNGNRFYCQRCSRKYTFDEAASAAGAFYCRDNNCGGLVRPDIVMYGEPLDEEVIGGAVNAIAGADLLIVGGSSMTVYPAAGMIHYRKPGSRLVLINLEATPYDSTADLVAHESIGELFSSIELESR from the coding sequence ATGACTGATCAAAGATTTATCTCTAAACTTACCCAATGGCTCCACGAATCGGCTGACACAGTTTTTTTCGGCGGAGCCGGCGTTTCGACGGAATCGGGTGTGGCTGATTTTCGAAGTGCCACGGGCATCTACTCCCAAATGGGCGGGGCGGAGCGCTATCTGACCCTTGAATTCATGAATAGTCAGCCAGAGGAGTTTTATTCATTTTACAGAAAATTTTTTATGAAGGCGGGGATACGCCCCAACCCTGCGCATACAAAGCTGGCGGAAATGGAAGCGGCAGGAAAGCTTTCCGCCATCGTTACGCAAAATGTTGACGGCCTGCATCAGGCAGCAGGCAGCAGGCGGGTTTACGAACTTCACGGGAACGGGAACAGATTCTATTGCCAGCGCTGCTCCCGTAAATATACTTTTGACGAAGCGGCATCAGCTGCCGGTGCTTTTTATTGCCGGGACAATAATTGCGGCGGTCTTGTGCGCCCGGATATTGTCATGTATGGCGAGCCGCTGGACGAAGAAGTGATTGGCGGCGCTGTCAATGCCATTGCCGGGGCTGATTTGCTTATCGTGGGCGGCTCATCCATGACCGTTTATCCGGCAGCCGGTATGATCCACTACAGAAAGCCCGGCTCCAGACTGGTACTCATTAACCTGGAAGCAACCCCTTACGACAGCACGGCCGACCTGGTGGCACATGAGTCGATCGGGGAGCTGTTCTCAAGCATTGAGCTCGAATCCCGTTGA
- the tkt gene encoding transketolase, protein MKNRWMDDRAVTAVRVLSIEAVEKARSGHPGLPLGAAPMAFELWAHHMKHNPANPGWLNRDRFVLSAGHGSMLLYALLHLFGYGLPTEELASFRQWGSLTPGHPEYGLTVGVETTTGPLGQGFATACGMAMAEAHLAAMLNTADHRIIDHRTYVLCSDGDLMEGISSEAASLAGSLKLGKLIVLYDDNDISIEGSTELAFTENVSLRFEAYGWHVLEVPDGNDRDAVSRALDEARSRDDRPSLIRVKTRIGYGSPLEGSEASHGAPLGPENLEITKRKLGWPEDLEPFTVPQEILDYCKSLTGRLSQAEAGWQAVYDEWALANPLLAGTFQAALEKRDLDDLTLAELVDLTDKDEATRVTSGRALNYLSGKTPYLFGGSADLAPSTNTAIRGASSFSHAHPEGATIHFGVREAAMAAAANGIALHGSLRPYVGTFLVFSDYLKGSIRLSALMKLPVIYILTHDSIAVGEDGPTHQPVEHLNMLRSIPGLKVYRPAGCRETAAAWYQAIHNKGPSVLVLSRQSIPAAGTDPQGVSRGAYIARDCGEPDILILASGSELPLALEAASMLEPEGIKARVVSMVSMEVFEDQDQEYRDRILPPGLRKRLAVEAASPIPWYRYTGLDGRIMGIGRFGASAPGSRVMKEYGFTAEAIVEASKKLARD, encoded by the coding sequence ATGAAAAACAGATGGATGGATGATCGTGCGGTCACGGCAGTCCGTGTCCTTTCGATCGAGGCAGTGGAGAAGGCCCGTTCCGGCCACCCCGGCCTGCCTTTGGGGGCAGCGCCTATGGCCTTTGAGCTCTGGGCCCACCACATGAAACACAATCCGGCAAATCCCGGCTGGCTGAATCGGGATCGTTTTGTCCTGTCTGCCGGGCACGGTTCCATGCTTCTGTACGCGCTCCTTCACCTTTTTGGTTATGGGCTTCCCACTGAGGAACTGGCTTCCTTCAGACAGTGGGGCAGTCTGACTCCCGGCCACCCAGAGTATGGGCTCACCGTGGGGGTGGAGACAACGACCGGCCCCCTTGGCCAGGGATTTGCGACGGCCTGTGGCATGGCCATGGCAGAGGCGCATCTGGCAGCCATGCTCAACACTGCTGATCACCGGATCATCGATCACCGGACCTATGTCCTTTGCAGCGATGGCGACCTGATGGAAGGTATTTCAAGTGAGGCCGCCTCGCTTGCGGGATCGCTCAAACTGGGAAAACTGATTGTTCTCTATGATGACAATGACATCAGCATTGAAGGATCAACTGAGCTGGCTTTTACTGAAAATGTCAGCCTTCGATTTGAGGCTTATGGCTGGCATGTGCTCGAAGTGCCGGACGGCAATGACCGCGATGCGGTATCACGGGCGCTTGATGAGGCCAGGTCACGCGATGACCGCCCCTCGCTCATCCGGGTTAAAACCAGGATCGGCTACGGATCGCCTCTGGAAGGTTCAGAAGCCTCACACGGAGCGCCTCTCGGTCCGGAAAATCTCGAGATCACCAAGCGGAAACTTGGCTGGCCTGAAGATCTTGAGCCCTTTACGGTTCCGCAAGAGATTCTCGATTACTGCAAGTCGCTTACGGGCAGACTCAGCCAGGCCGAAGCGGGCTGGCAGGCGGTCTATGATGAATGGGCTCTGGCAAACCCCCTGCTTGCGGGCACTTTCCAGGCAGCCTTGGAAAAGAGAGATCTTGACGACCTCACCCTGGCGGAGCTTGTTGATTTGACGGACAAAGATGAAGCGACCCGTGTGACCTCGGGGCGTGCCTTGAACTATCTTTCGGGTAAAACACCCTACCTCTTCGGCGGCAGCGCAGATCTGGCGCCCTCCACCAATACTGCCATCCGGGGAGCCAGCTCTTTTTCGCACGCACACCCGGAAGGCGCCACCATCCATTTCGGCGTCCGCGAAGCCGCCATGGCAGCGGCGGCCAACGGCATCGCCCTGCATGGAAGCTTGAGGCCCTATGTAGGGACCTTCCTGGTCTTTTCCGATTATCTGAAGGGATCGATCAGGCTTTCTGCCTTAATGAAACTCCCGGTTATCTACATCCTTACCCATGACAGCATCGCTGTCGGCGAGGACGGGCCGACCCACCAACCGGTTGAGCATTTGAATATGCTCCGTTCCATCCCAGGGCTGAAAGTTTACCGGCCGGCAGGCTGCCGCGAGACTGCAGCCGCCTGGTACCAGGCCATCCACAACAAGGGACCCTCGGTGCTGGTTCTGTCACGCCAGTCAATCCCCGCAGCGGGGACGGATCCGCAGGGTGTCAGCAGGGGAGCCTACATTGCCCGAGACTGCGGGGAACCGGACATCCTGATCCTTGCCTCGGGATCCGAGCTGCCGCTTGCCCTGGAGGCCGCAAGCATGCTTGAGCCTGAAGGCATTAAAGCACGCGTTGTTTCCATGGTTTCCATGGAGGTTTTCGAAGATCAGGACCAGGAATACCGCGACAGGATTCTGCCGCCTGGCCTGCGAAAGAGGCTGGCCGTGGAAGCGGCTTCCCCGATTCCCTGGTACCGGTACACGGGGCTTGACGGCAGGATCATGGGAATCGGCCGCTTTGGAGCGTCGGCGCCTGGATCCAGGGTCATGAAGGAATACGGATTTACAGCCGAAGCCATCGTCGAGGCCTCCAAGAAGCTTGCCAGAGATTGA
- the rpmI gene encoding 50S ribosomal protein L35, whose amino-acid sequence MPKQKTHSSSKKRYKVTGTGKYLRSQAFTSHILTKKTPKRKRKLRKTTLVSAQDAKRLRRLLPYE is encoded by the coding sequence ATGCCTAAGCAGAAAACACACAGCTCATCAAAGAAGCGCTATAAGGTGACCGGAACGGGGAAGTATCTCCGCTCGCAGGCGTTCACCAGCCATATTTTGACCAAAAAGACACCAAAAAGAAAACGCAAACTGCGTAAAACCACCCTGGTCTCGGCACAGGATGCCAAGCGGTTGCGCCGGCTTTTGCCATACGAGTGA
- a CDS encoding glycine C-acetyltransferase — protein sequence MKEGIRIIEQELEALKASGVYSEERVLTVPQGSRIDTSDKKDVVNMCANNYLGLSNHQELLQAARDSYDQWGYGLSSVRFICGTQVLHKELEARLAEFFGFEDAILYSSCFDANGGLFETILTEADAVISDRLNHASIIDGIRLSKARRYVYDNNDMRQLEARLKEADGAGARIKLIATDGVFSMDGIIADLKTICDLADTYGALVMVDDSHASGFVGRTGRGTPEHCEVKGRIDIMTSTLGKAMGGASGGFTMAKKPVIDWLRQKSRPYLFSNTLAPAIAATSLKVLELLQRDSLLIDRLNDNTLYFRQGAERIGLDVIPGTHPIVPVMIYDAVKSIEVADYLLELGLYVIAFKFPVVPQGKARIRTQVSAAHSREDLDFALDCFARAKAKFDL from the coding sequence ATGAAAGAAGGAATCAGAATCATCGAACAGGAACTGGAAGCTCTGAAGGCATCGGGAGTCTACAGTGAGGAACGTGTCCTGACGGTGCCGCAGGGGAGCAGGATCGACACCAGCGACAAAAAGGATGTCGTCAACATGTGCGCCAATAATTACTTGGGGCTGTCCAATCATCAAGAGTTGCTTCAGGCGGCCAGGGACAGTTATGACCAATGGGGTTACGGCCTGTCCTCCGTCCGCTTCATCTGCGGAACCCAAGTTTTGCACAAGGAGCTGGAGGCCAGGCTGGCCGAATTTTTCGGCTTTGAGGATGCCATTCTCTACTCTTCCTGTTTCGATGCCAACGGAGGGCTCTTTGAGACCATTTTGACTGAGGCGGATGCGGTCATCAGCGACCGCTTGAATCATGCCAGCATCATCGACGGGATCCGCTTAAGCAAAGCCAGGCGGTATGTTTACGATAATAATGATATGCGCCAGCTGGAGGCCCGTCTCAAGGAAGCAGACGGGGCGGGGGCCCGCATCAAGCTGATCGCGACAGATGGCGTCTTTTCAATGGACGGGATTATCGCGGATCTGAAGACGATCTGCGACCTTGCTGACACTTACGGAGCCCTGGTCATGGTGGATGATTCACACGCGTCCGGTTTTGTCGGCAGGACGGGGCGCGGGACACCGGAGCACTGCGAAGTCAAAGGCAGGATCGATATCATGACCAGCACACTGGGCAAGGCCATGGGGGGGGCATCCGGCGGCTTCACCATGGCAAAAAAACCGGTCATCGACTGGCTCCGGCAGAAGAGCAGGCCCTACCTTTTTTCCAATACCCTGGCTCCGGCAATCGCCGCCACATCGCTCAAGGTTCTTGAGCTGCTCCAGCGTGACAGCCTTTTAATCGATCGCTTGAACGACAACACGCTTTATTTCCGGCAGGGGGCTGAAAGAATCGGTCTCGATGTCATCCCCGGTACGCATCCCATTGTTCCCGTCATGATCTATGACGCTGTCAAGTCCATCGAAGTGGCGGATTATCTGCTTGAACTTGGCCTTTATGTCATCGCTTTTAAATTTCCGGTTGTCCCTCAGGGCAAGGCCCGCATCCGGACGCAGGTATCAGCCGCCCACTCCCGGGAGGACCTTGATTTTGCCCTTGACTGCTTTGCCAGAGCCAAGGCCAAATTTGATCTTTGA
- a CDS encoding DUF3048 domain-containing protein has protein sequence MKKTVTLLLIVFLAVTAMSCGKREPGGSETGLPDPGPVPERPATDPSSRPAETEAEAVPVIRFLFPDRYPIAFMINNVAAARPQSGLSKAKLIYQMMTEARTTRLLLLTDADEGVIGPVRSARPAYLDLVAQHQAFYCYAGNYRVIEASPLVDEIRILDALKGDYSIFNRTDHRVVPHNLYTSLEKCYSRAEKKYGSILPVEPVKGLHVRDHFARPGIGERVTELHYHYTSLQESFKYDADKKVYHKFNNGEVLVDEATGEVLDIANIIVLHRPHSLMPNGVHNKINWVDEAEAVYLTGARKYQISWKKASHTEPIVYFLDGEELILNPGLTWVIVVDDSALKTVEYR, from the coding sequence ATGAAAAAGACGGTAACCCTGTTGCTGATAGTGTTCCTTGCCGTGACCGCCATGTCCTGCGGCAAAAGAGAGCCGGGAGGATCAGAAACCGGTCTGCCTGACCCGGGGCCGGTTCCTGAAAGGCCTGCAACCGACCCGTCAAGCAGGCCGGCAGAGACGGAAGCTGAAGCGGTACCGGTCATCAGGTTTCTTTTTCCTGACCGGTATCCGATTGCATTCATGATCAATAATGTGGCTGCCGCCAGACCTCAATCAGGTTTGTCCAAGGCAAAACTGATCTACCAGATGATGACCGAGGCACGCACCACCCGCCTGCTCCTTCTGACCGATGCTGACGAGGGGGTCATCGGACCCGTCCGAAGTGCCCGGCCCGCCTATCTTGACCTGGTCGCCCAGCATCAGGCCTTTTATTGCTATGCGGGCAACTATCGTGTTATAGAGGCCAGCCCTCTGGTTGATGAGATCCGGATTCTCGACGCATTAAAAGGTGATTATTCAATCTTTAACCGCACGGACCACCGGGTGGTGCCACACAATCTTTACACCAGCCTGGAAAAGTGTTACAGCCGGGCTGAGAAGAAGTACGGTTCCATTCTGCCCGTGGAACCTGTCAAAGGCCTCCACGTCCGTGACCATTTCGCCCGGCCGGGCATCGGGGAAAGGGTGACCGAGCTCCATTACCACTACACGAGTCTGCAGGAATCGTTTAAGTATGACGCCGACAAGAAGGTTTACCACAAGTTCAACAATGGCGAAGTGCTGGTGGATGAAGCGACGGGTGAAGTGCTGGATATCGCCAATATCATTGTCCTGCACCGCCCGCACAGCTTGATGCCAAACGGTGTCCATAACAAGATCAACTGGGTCGATGAGGCGGAAGCTGTCTATCTTACCGGCGCCCGTAAATATCAGATTAGCTGGAAGAAAGCGTCGCACACGGAACCCATTGTTTACTTCCTGGACGGCGAGGAGCTGATTTTGAATCCGGGCCTGACCTGGGTGATTGTCGTGGATGACAGCGCGCTCAAGACCGTGGAATACCGGTAA
- a CDS encoding cation-translocating P-type ATPase, whose product MKKALEKGAGPPAGLISNEEACTVPVPEVVALLQTDPLAGLTVSEAKDRLARVGPNELEEEKKTPLAVKLFYQFKDFLIVILIGAAAISAALGETADAIIIFAVVLINAVLGTIQEHQAEKALDALKKMAAPYARVIRSGETRQVPAAELVPGDLVQLEAGDIVPADIRLLTSVNLKANESALTGESVPVAKDAAVYFAEIPGLGDRVNMVFSSMEITYGKGEGLVVSTGPATEIGRIADRLKQIETEMTPLQVNLNKLGKVLGIGCLLICAVIFGAGLIQGGEPLALFMAAISLAVAAIPEGLPAVVTILLAVGMKRMARENAIVKRLLAVETLGSVNTICSDKTGTLTRNEMTVTRLFAGGRRFLVTGTGYTRQGAIYPEDGEGEEASSPVVDRMLIIGALCNDAVLVEPEQEGQVILIGDPTEGAILAAAAKSGLSVGDIRRSYPVVWEKPFDSERKMMSVGCLFDDGQFQSLTKGAPDQLLMRCDREMTDSGPAPLTEERRRFILEQNSSYARQALRVLGFAFKVHKNDRFDGAEEGMVFTGLMGMIDPPRPEVKVAIEVCHQAGIDVVMITGDHEETAAAIADELKLRAPGDGVLTGSQLQQMTDQELFERSVATSVYARVSPDHKVRIVEALKRAGRIVSMTGDGVNDAPALKRADIGVAMGITGTEVAKGAADMILTDDNFGTIVKAVEEGRIIYANIRKVVGFLLSCNVGEILVIFLTSMLFGPAYAPLIPVQLLWLNLVTDSFPALALGRELSEEGIMLRPPRAKNERILDRPMTVSIVLQSLAIFVTVFLAFNAGRYFYPDLLADGTAAASFTLMPLPGALPSWGAHTYAFATLILAELLRVFSARSEQASVFQLGLFTNKMLNGAVILSLALTLAVIYIPLLDRYFRTIPLAPRDWAIIFLLVLIPFLSGEFFKGIRRKKAGWRAGT is encoded by the coding sequence ATGAAGAAAGCGCTTGAAAAAGGGGCAGGGCCCCCGGCCGGGTTGATTTCCAATGAGGAGGCCTGTACAGTGCCGGTGCCCGAGGTCGTTGCCCTGCTGCAAACCGATCCCCTGGCGGGCCTGACTGTCAGTGAGGCAAAGGACAGGCTTGCCAGGGTCGGACCTAATGAACTGGAGGAGGAGAAGAAGACGCCCCTGGCTGTGAAACTCTTCTACCAGTTCAAGGATTTCCTGATTGTTATCCTGATCGGGGCCGCCGCCATTTCCGCTGCGCTTGGGGAAACAGCTGACGCCATCATCATCTTTGCGGTTGTCCTGATCAATGCCGTACTGGGAACCATTCAGGAGCACCAGGCGGAAAAGGCTCTGGATGCCCTGAAAAAAATGGCGGCGCCCTACGCCCGGGTCATCCGCTCCGGAGAAACACGCCAGGTTCCAGCCGCGGAACTGGTGCCGGGAGATCTCGTCCAGCTGGAGGCGGGTGACATTGTTCCGGCGGACATCCGGCTTCTGACAAGCGTCAATCTGAAAGCCAATGAATCAGCCCTGACAGGTGAGTCAGTACCTGTGGCCAAAGACGCCGCCGTCTATTTTGCGGAGATTCCCGGTCTTGGAGACCGGGTCAACATGGTCTTCAGCAGCATGGAAATCACTTACGGCAAGGGGGAGGGTCTGGTAGTATCGACCGGGCCAGCCACCGAGATCGGCAGGATTGCCGACCGCCTGAAACAGATTGAAACTGAAATGACCCCCCTCCAGGTCAATTTGAATAAGCTGGGTAAAGTTCTCGGGATCGGCTGTCTTCTAATCTGCGCGGTGATTTTCGGTGCAGGCCTGATCCAGGGAGGTGAGCCGCTGGCCCTCTTCATGGCAGCGATCAGTCTGGCTGTTGCCGCCATCCCCGAAGGCCTGCCTGCTGTTGTGACTATCCTGCTGGCAGTCGGAATGAAGAGGATGGCCAGGGAGAATGCCATCGTCAAACGCCTTCTGGCGGTTGAAACGCTGGGAAGCGTCAATACCATTTGCTCGGATAAGACGGGAACCCTGACCCGCAATGAAATGACGGTGACCCGCCTTTTCGCGGGCGGGCGGAGATTTCTCGTAACGGGAACCGGTTATACAAGGCAAGGGGCGATTTATCCGGAAGACGGGGAAGGGGAAGAGGCTTCTTCCCCGGTGGTTGACCGCATGCTCATCATCGGCGCACTCTGCAATGATGCGGTGCTGGTCGAGCCGGAACAAGAGGGCCAGGTTATTCTGATCGGGGATCCAACGGAAGGTGCCATCCTGGCAGCCGCCGCAAAGAGCGGTCTTTCTGTCGGAGATATCCGCCGTTCCTATCCGGTCGTCTGGGAGAAGCCCTTTGATTCGGAGCGGAAAATGATGTCTGTCGGATGCCTGTTCGATGACGGGCAGTTCCAATCGCTGACAAAGGGCGCGCCGGATCAACTTCTGATGCGATGTGACCGGGAGATGACTGATTCGGGACCGGCCCCCCTGACGGAGGAAAGGCGACGGTTCATTTTGGAGCAGAATTCCTCCTATGCCCGCCAAGCGCTTCGTGTGCTGGGTTTTGCCTTTAAGGTCCATAAGAACGACCGTTTCGACGGGGCGGAAGAAGGCATGGTATTCACCGGCCTGATGGGCATGATCGATCCGCCCAGGCCGGAAGTGAAAGTGGCCATTGAGGTTTGCCACCAAGCGGGAATCGATGTGGTCATGATCACGGGAGACCATGAGGAAACAGCCGCTGCCATCGCCGATGAACTCAAATTGCGGGCTCCTGGCGATGGGGTCCTGACCGGAAGTCAGCTTCAGCAGATGACGGATCAGGAACTCTTTGAAAGAAGCGTGGCTACGTCGGTTTACGCACGGGTCTCTCCGGATCACAAGGTCAGGATCGTTGAGGCCTTGAAGCGGGCTGGCAGGATCGTCTCCATGACGGGCGACGGCGTCAATGACGCACCCGCCCTGAAGCGGGCTGACATTGGAGTGGCCATGGGGATTACGGGAACTGAGGTGGCTAAGGGGGCCGCCGACATGATTCTGACCGATGACAACTTCGGCACCATTGTCAAGGCGGTGGAGGAGGGGCGGATCATCTACGCCAATATTCGCAAAGTTGTCGGTTTCCTTCTCTCCTGCAATGTCGGCGAAATCCTTGTAATTTTCTTAACCTCCATGCTTTTCGGTCCCGCTTACGCGCCGCTGATCCCAGTCCAGCTGCTCTGGCTCAACCTGGTGACCGACAGTTTCCCCGCCCTTGCGCTGGGCAGGGAACTGTCGGAGGAAGGCATTATGCTCCGCCCGCCACGCGCGAAAAATGAAAGAATCCTGGATCGCCCCATGACGGTGTCGATCGTCCTGCAATCCCTGGCAATTTTTGTGACGGTTTTCCTGGCCTTCAATGCCGGCAGGTATTTTTACCCGGATCTTCTGGCGGACGGCACAGCGGCGGCCTCTTTCACGCTGATGCCCCTGCCGGGCGCGCTTCCCTCCTGGGGCGCCCATACCTACGCCTTTGCCACCTTGATTCTGGCTGAACTGCTGCGGGTCTTTTCGGCAAGATCCGAACAAGCTTCCGTTTTTCAGCTCGGCCTCTTCACCAATAAGATGCTGAACGGGGCGGTAATCCTGTCCCTTGCCCTGACGCTGGCAGTGATCTACATTCCTTTGCTTGACCGCTATTTTCGAACCATTCCGCTTGCTCCCAGGGACTGGGCCATCATATTTCTCCTGGTCCTGATACCTTTTCTCTCGGGCGAATTCTTTAAAGGGATTCGCAGGAAGAAGGCGGGCTGGCGTGCAGGCACTTGA
- a CDS encoding translation initiation factor IF-3, producing MRQSNRAHAINEEIRFPQVRLVDEEGKMVGVVPVEDARRRAYDANLDLVLISPSPDNPVCKIMDYGKFVFEQEKKKREARKNQKIVNVKEVQLKLTTEEHDFDVKVRNARRFLEAGDRVKVVIRFRGREMTHTDQGYDVMEDFADAVSDLGSVERQAKAEGRNMIMFLSPLKD from the coding sequence ATCAGACAATCAAACAGGGCCCACGCGATAAATGAGGAGATCCGTTTTCCTCAGGTCAGACTGGTGGATGAAGAGGGAAAGATGGTGGGTGTTGTTCCCGTCGAGGACGCCAGGCGGAGAGCCTACGATGCCAATCTCGATCTTGTGCTTATTTCACCCTCCCCGGATAATCCGGTTTGCAAAATCATGGATTATGGGAAGTTTGTTTTTGAACAGGAGAAAAAGAAGCGAGAAGCGAGAAAGAACCAGAAAATCGTCAACGTAAAAGAAGTCCAGCTGAAGCTGACGACTGAGGAACACGATTTTGATGTCAAGGTTCGCAACGCTCGGCGTTTTCTTGAGGCGGGAGACCGCGTCAAGGTGGTGATTCGTTTCCGCGGCCGGGAAATGACCCATACTGACCAAGGCTACGATGTGATGGAGGACTTTGCCGACGCCGTGTCGGATCTTGGGTCCGTCGAACGCCAGGCCAAGGCCGAAGGCCGGAATATGATCATGTTTTTGTCGCCTCTTAAGGATTAA